The following coding sequences lie in one Arachis ipaensis cultivar K30076 chromosome B05, Araip1.1, whole genome shotgun sequence genomic window:
- the LOC107641096 gene encoding uncharacterized protein LOC107641096 codes for MHERIPVSDTCGVDYNLDGGVEFWVGHRFRSREAVLQGVKNYSICRSAEYRVIESDRLKYHVQCHQVDSGCQWSLRVALRQNLGYWEVQRFGGSHSCLAPTMSQDHRQLDSSLICRVILPLIQSNPSVSIPVLQGAVQASYHFKQSYRKVWMVKQKAIARIYGDWEESYNKVPKLLQTLQSCFLGTICDLRVKPYYEGHLMVFDCCMFDKVFWDFSSCVEAFKHCKPFVSVDDTHLYGKYGGVLLIAVAEDGNNNILPIAFAIVESESTESWSFFLTNLAPRDPTRRLTGYI; via the exons ATGCATGAGAGGATCCCGGTTTCTGACACCTGTGGAGTGGATTACAACCTAGACGGTGGTGTGGAGTTTTGGGTCGGACACAGGTTCAGAAGCCGAGAGGCGGTGCTTCAAggtgtgaagaactacagtattTGCAGGAGTGCTGAGTACCGGGTGATCGAATCCGACCggttaaagtaccatgtgcagtGCCATCAAGTCGATAGTGGGTGTCAATGGAGCCTCCGTGTGGCCCTTCGTCAGAATCTCGGATACTG GGAGGTTCAGAGGTTTGGTGGATCACACAGCTGTCTGGCACCCACCATGTCTCAAGACCATCGTCAGTTAGATAGCAGTCTCATCTGCAGAGTCATATTGCCCTTGATTCAGTCCAACCCGTCTGTGAGTATCCCGGTGTTGCAAGGTGCGGTCCAGGCAAGCTATCACTTCAAACAGTCATACAGAAAGGTGTGGATGGTAAAGCAGAAGGCAATTGCACGAATCTACGGTGATTGGGAAGAGTCGTACAACAAGGTGCCGAAACTGCTTCAGACACTGCAGAGTTGTTTCCTCGGCACCATATGTGACCTACGCGTCAAACCGTACTACGAAGGACACCTCATGGTGTTCGACTGCTGCATGTTCGACAAAGTATTCTGGGATTTTTCGTCATGTGTCGAGGccttcaagcattgcaagccatTCGTCTCTGTAGACGACACGCATCTGTATGGTAAGTATGGTGGAGTGTTGCTTATAGCGGTGGCGGAAGACGGCAACAACAACATACTGCCAATTGCTTTTGCCATTGTTGAGTCTGAGAGCACCGAGTCATGGTCATTCTTTCTTACTAATTTGGCGCCACGTGACCCCACAAGACGGCTTACTGGTTATATCTGA